TGCAGCAAAAATTGCAGGACTCAAAGATGTGCCCGTTTATATTCGTCAAGCCAATGATCAGCAGTTATTGGAATTGGCACTGTTGGAAAACTTACAACGTGAAAATCTCAATGCCGTTGAAATTGCATTGAGCTATAAACGAATGATGGATGAGTTAAGCTATACACAGGAGCAAGTAGCGGAAAGAATGGGTAAAGAAAGAAGTACCGTAACAAATTATATCCGTTTATTAAAATTACCACCCGATATACAGTTGGCTGTTCGCAGCGGACAATTGAGCATGGGGCATGCCAGAGCTTTGATCAACATTGACACCATTGATAAACAACTTTTTGTTTATAAAGAAATCCAGCAGAAAGGTTTGAGTGTGAGACAAACAGAAGAGTTGGTTAGAAAAATGTATCAAGCAGAGAAAGTGGATACTGTTAAAACTTCTGCAAAAACCGATCTGCCACCCGCTTACAAAAAGATTGAAGATAACTTAGCATCACATTTCGCTACAAAAGTGAAAATGGTTCATAACAAAAAGGGATATGGCAGTATCACCATCGAGTATTTTTCACTGGAAGAACTGAATAAAATTCTCGAAGCCATGAATGTAACGGTGAGTTAATAAATACATGAGTGTATTTCGATTATTCATACTATCATTATTGACTTGTTTTACTGTATCGACTCTTTCAGCACAGTCTGATAAAGAGCAACTCGCGAATACCCAATTGATAGGCCGGGATACCAGCGTTGTCATAAAAGACAGCACACAGAAAAAAAATGTCGCGAAAAAACATATTCCTAGAATAGCGACCAACCGCTCTTGGTTAATACCGGGCTGGGGTCAAGCATACAATAAACAATACTGGAAAATACCGGTAGTATATGGCATATTAGCCATACCAAGCGTAGCTTTTGTGTACAACAACAATATGTACAAAAAAACAAAGTTTGCATATGAAGCTTTGTTCAAAGCTCAACTCCCCCAACCCGATAGTACAGATTACAGATTAATCGATCCCCAACTTCGCGGACTAAGTATCTCTTCCGTACAGAGTTATCGGAATGCTTTTCGTCGTGACAGGGATTATTCGATTCTTTGGTTTGTATTGGCCTGGGGTCTACAGGTTGCAGATGCAACGGTATTCGCCCATTTGAAAGAATTCGACGTGAGCGATGACCTGACCATGCAAATCAGCCCTACATTTAACCCACAAACAAGAACACCGGGTTTTGGATTGGTCATGAGCCTGAAAAATCCTGATAAAAAACCAAGGCAGGTTCGTTAACACCAAGCTTCATTAAAATTTTTTTCTTGCCGATTTACAAATAAGTTTGCTGCAAAAGCACACATCATGAATATCATTCTCGTAGGATATGGTAAAATGGGTAAAGCCATTGAAGAAATTGCAGTGAAGAAGGGACATACCATCTCCCTTAAGGTAGATATCAATAACGCAGATGAATTGAATGCGACCAATGCAGCAAAAGCAGATGTCGCCATTGAATTTACAGGTCCACATAGTGCTTTTGACAATGTCATGAAATGTCTTGAATTGGGTTTGCCTGTTGTGTGCGGCTCAACCGGTTGGCTCGACCGATATGAAGAAGCAAAACAATATTGCGAAGCAAAAAATGGAACCTTGGTATATGCAAGCAACTATAGTATCGGTGTGAACCTTTTTTTTGAAGTGAATAAGCAACTGGCCAAATTGATGAGTCAACATCCGGATTACAATGTCTTCATGGAAGAGATCCATCATACACAGAAAAAAGATGCTCCTAGTGGAACAGCTATCACATTGGCTGAACAAATAATGGCATCAATGCCCCAAAAGCAAAAATGGGTGAATGAATTATCAACTGATCCTTCCGTTTTATCCATTGTTTCCGAACGAATAGATCCGGCACCCGGAACACATAAGGTAAAATATACTTCTGCTATCGATGATATTGAAATCATCCATACTGCCCATAACCGGGCTGGCTTTGCCGGAGGCGCTGTTCTAGCTGCAGAATATGCATCAAAACATAAAGGCATTTGGAGTATGAAAGATGTATTAGGGCTGTAAACTGTTCCATACATTGTATGAAAGCATACAATATTCTGTTTTTTTTATAATTTGTATCAAGGAAAGGACTCCTGTAAAATGATGCCACATGTTATCTAAAAAAACTCAATATGCGTTCAAAGCCCTTACCTTTATGGCAGAACGCAAAAAAGAAGGTCCGATTCTGATTGCAGAAATAGCTAGCAAAAAGAAGATCCCTTTAAAATTTCTTGAAAACATTTTGCTGGAACTTAAGAAGGCCGGTTTGTTGGACAGTAAGAAAGGTAAAGGTGGAGGATACTTTTTTAATGTAGAACCTAATAAAATCCCTCTCGCAACAGTAATGCGATTGATCGAAGGACCGATTGCCTTACTACCTTGTGTAAGTCTCAATTTCTATGAAAAATGTCACGACTGCAATGAGCGAAAATGCGGTCTGAATAGGGTGATGATTGAAGTGCGTGATAATACCCTGAAAGTATTGGAAAACAAAACTGTTGCCGATCTGGCAGTATTATAACCAAACCTCTAAAACAAAACTGAAATGAAAAAATTGCTCATTCTCTTACTGTGCATTCCTTTTATCAGTGAAGCACAGATTCCTGTATTAAGCGGGAAGAATATTTTTAAACTGAATGTTAGCTCACTGGTAGCTAAAAACTTTCACATCACTTACGAGCGTAAATTAACAGGTCGTGTATCTGCTTCGCTGGGCTTCAGAACCATGGCAAAAAGTACCATTCCATTCAAAAGCACTGTTGAAAATTTATTGGATGGCGCCGACTTCAATTTTAATGAATTCAAAATGGGGAATACCGCTTTCACGCCTGAAGTGAGATTATATTTAGGCAAAGGCAATCTCAGAGGCTTTTATGTAGCCCCATACATGCGTTTTGCATCTTTCGATATTACGGCTCCAATTAAATATACTTACAACAGTGGAAGTGGTAACACTACTACAGAAGCACCCATGACAGGTAAAATCACTTCTACAAGTGGTGGTATCATGTTTGGTACACAACACAGAATCTTCAAAGTATTGACACTCGATATTTGGATCATTGGAGGTCACTATGGCAGCAGCAAAGGAACACTTGCAATAACCAGAAACTTCTCTACTCAACAAGAGCGTGACGCTTTAAAACAAGAGTTGGATGATATCGACGCCCCTCCTTTTAAATTTAAAAATGCTACTGTAACAGCTACTGGCGCTAGCATTCAATCAGACGGACCATGGGCTGGTATTCGCGGACTAGGCATTAACCTAGGTTTCAGATTCTAAAAACATACGAAGAACGTATAAAAGAAGAGCCGCAATCTAAATGTTGCGGCTCTTTTATTGTGTTTACCCCCCGGTAAATGATCAGCAGCTTTTACACTGCCATCGTATTATTAGATACCGTTTGGTTCAATTTCGTTGCTTTTATACCAATTATTTCTTCAGATTTTTTAGCATATCATCGGTCATTTTCGCCAAATCAAACTCCGGCTTCCATCCCCAATCATGGGTAGCAACACTATCATCAATACTTTGAGGCCAACTATCTGCGATCTGTTGTCTATAATCAGGCGCATAACTCATCTTAAACTCAGGAATATGTTTAATGATTTCAGCACCGATTTCTTTGGGTGAAAAACTCATACCTGATAAATTATAAGAAGTCCTAACTGATATTTTTTCTGCAGGCGCTTCCATTAATTCAAGTGTAGCCCTGATCGCATCAGGCATATACATCATGGGCAAATAAGTATCTTCTTTAAGAAAGCATTGGTATTTTTTGTGCTCCAATGCCTCATGATAAATTTCTACCGCATAATCAGTGGTACCTCCACCCGGAGCAGATTTATAACTGATCAAACCCGGGTATCGAATACTGCGAACATCTACTCCATATCGCTGGAAATAATAGTTACACCAAAACTCACCGGCATACTTACTGATACCATATACAGTAGTAGGCTCTATAATGGTTTGCTGCGGACAATTTTGTTTGGGAGAAGTAGGACCAAATACTGCAATACTACTAGGCCAATACACTTTGGTCAATTTTTCTTCCCGTGCAATGTCCAGTACATTTAATAAGCCCTGCATATTCAGATGCCATGCCAGGTTCGGATTCTTTTCTCCTGTCGCAGATAATATCGCCGCCAATAAATAGATCTGTGTAATATTTTGACGAATCACCTGCACATGTAACATCTCTTTATTCATCACATCCATACTCACGTACGGACCAGTACCTTCTAACAATGGATTTTGTTCACGAAGATCTGAAGCGATGACATTGTTATTCCCATAGAGTTTACGCAACGCCAATGTTAGTTCAACTCCGATCTGACCCGAAGCCCCAATAACGAGAATTTTTTCTTTTTGCGGAGACATGCAATCGTTTTTTAGTGGAACAAAGAAAGAGAAAAAAGGGCAATAGTTGATAGTCCATGGTCTATGGACCATGGACTATCAACTATTGCCCAACAAATCCCTAATTTCGCTACTCAAATAATACATTCATGATCCCAGCTTATCTCTCAGAACTTTTCAAGCCACAACAGTACGATGCCAATAACTTTTTTCTGATCGCAGGTCCATGTGTGGTTGAGAGTGAGGAATTGGTGATGGAAATAGGTGAAAAGGTATCGGGTATTTGTAGAAATCTGGGCATCCCTTATGTTTTTAAAGCCAGTTATAGAAAGGCAAATAGAACCAGTGCCAGTTCATTCACCGGTATTGGTGATGACAATGGTTTATCACTGATCAAAAAAGTGGGTGATACTTATCAGTTGCCTACCACTTCTGATATTCATGCGCATGATGAAGCTGCTATGGCTGCTCCATATATTGATATCCTGCAGATACCTGCTTTCTTATGCAGACAAACAGATTTGCTGTTAGCTGCAGCAGATACTGGAAAGATCGTGAACGTTAAGAAGGGACAGTTTCTCAGTGGACCGTCCATGAAATTTGCAGTAGATAAGATCAAACTAGCAGGTAATGATAAGGTCATGCTAACAGAACGCGGAACTACTTTTGGTTATCAGGATCTGGTGGTTGACTATAGAAATATTCCCTGGATGCAAGAACACGGTTGCCCTGTGATCATGGACTGTACACATTCTTTACAACAACCGAACCAAACAACGGGAGTAACGGGCGGAAATCCTCAACTAATTGGAACCATTGCAAAAGCTGCTATTGCAGCCGGAGCAGATGGTCTCTTCATAGAAACACATCCAAATCCTGCCATAGCGAAGAGTGACGGAGCCAATATGTTACAACTCGATCGCTTAGAACCTTTGTTACAGGAATTGGTTCGCCTAAGAAAAGCAATAGTATAGGAAGAGTCAAGAATAAAGACTCAGGATTCAAGAAAGAATACAGGAAATACGGACAAACTTCACATACATTTTAAGAAGCACTAGTAGCAGTGCTGGATTGCTTAGGTGTTACTTATGTAATAATTCTTGTTCCTTGAATTCTCACCAATTGCGCAACGGATTTCTTCTTCCGGCAAGGATATAATTCTTGATATTGATCCAAAAAGCAAGGATCATGTAGATGATTACCGGAGATCCCATGGTCAAGAAAGAGATGTAAATAAACCACATCCTGATACGAGAGCTGGCGATACCTAGTTTTTCTCCAATAGCGGTACAAACACCAAACGCCCTTACTTCAAGAAATTCTCTGATCTTTTGCATATATCTGGTAGTTGAATAGGGGGCTTTGTATGGCAAATTAGACAAATTTTAGTGAAAAAAGGTTAAGAATGTATGTGAGGGATGACATACCTGAATAAACAGATCATAACGCATATATTTCAGTCTTTGCCCCCACCCTATTTTTCCGTAAATTCGCGCAGATTTTAGTCAATAAAACATCTGTTTGAACCAACTGTTCTCTGGAAATTCTCCATAGTAGGTTTTCAAATCAGATATCAGAAATCATACATCTTTAAATCGTAGACCCATGGCATTTGACATTGAAATGATCAAGAAAGTGTATGCTGAGATGCCTGCTAAGGTAGATGCTGCACGCAAGGCGCTCGGTCGCCCTTTGACACTGTCTGAAAAAATCCTTTTTGCACATCTGCATCAGGATCAGCAACTCAGTAATTTTGAAAGAGGTAAATCCTATGTTGATTTTGCACCAGACCGTGTTGCGATGCAGGATGCGACTGCACAAATGGCGCTCTTGCAGTTTATGCAAGCTGGTCGTCCAAAAGTAGCGGTTCCCTCAACTGTACACTGTGATCACCTGATCACTGCCAAATTAGAAGCTAAAAAAGATCTGGAAGTAGCGAACGCAGAAAGTAAAGAAGTATATGACTTCCTTGCTTCTGTTTCCAATAAATACGGCATCGGTTTCTGGAAACCAGGAGCCGGTATCATTCACCAGGTAGTTCTTGAAAACTATGCATTCCCCGGCGGTATGATGATCGGAACCGATTCTCATACTGTGAATGCCGGAGGTTTGGGTATGATCGCCATTGGTGTCGGTGGTGCTGACGCCTGTGATGTGATGGCCGGTTTACCATGGGAATTGAAATGGCCAAAATTGATCGGCGTGAAACTTACGGGTAAACTAAGTGGATGGACCGCCCCTAAAGATGTTATTCTGAAAGTGGCAGGTATCCTCACTGTAAAAGGTGGTACCGGAGCAATCGTAGAATACTTTGGTGAAGGTGCAACAGCCATGAGCTGTACCGGTAAAGGAACCATTTGTAATATGGGTGCTGAAATAGGTGCTACTACTTCTACTTTCGGTTATGATGATAGCATGAGTCGTTACCTCAAAGCTACCGGTCGCGAAGAAGTAGCTGTAATGGCTGATGGTATCAAAGCTTACTTAAATGCAGATGCAGAAGTATATGCTTCTCCTGAAAAATATTTCGATCAGGTAATCGAGATCAACCTGAGTGAACTAGAACCACATTTGAACGGTCCTTTCACTCCGGATCTGGCTACTCCTATTTCTAAAATGAAAGAAATGGCTGCAGCCAACGGATGGCCTACAAAAGTAGAAGTAGGTTTGATCGGCAGCTGTACCAACAGTTCTTATGAAGATATCAGTCGCGCGGTAAGTCTGGCCCGTCAGGTAAAAGAAAAAGGGTTGAAAACAAAAGCTCAATACACCATTACTCCGGGTAGTGAGCAAGTACGTTATACAATTGAACGTGATGGATTTTTGGATATTTTCTCTGAGATCGGCGCAACTGTTTTCGCCAATGCATGTGGACCTTGTATCGGTATGTGGGATCGTGTAGGTGCTGAAAAAGCTGAGAGAAATACCATCGTTCACTCTTTCAACAGAAACTTCGCCAAGCGTGCTGATGGCAACCCAAATACTTTAGCGTTTGTTGCTTCACCTGAATTGGTAACAGCACTTGCGATTGCAGGTGATCTGACCTTTAATCCGATCACGGATACATTGACCAATGAAAAAGGTGAGCAAGTAAAATTAGATGAGCCTAGTGGACAGGAATTACCACAACGTGGATTTGCAGTAGAAGATGCCGGCTATCAGGCACC
Above is a genomic segment from Sediminibacterium sp. KACHI17 containing:
- a CDS encoding ParB/RepB/Spo0J family partition protein, with the protein product MTNPKQNKELIGKGLRSLLQNIDADLKTTSGALKTDVVEQVTTINRIPLSDIQINPKQPRRDFDEQALNELAESLKIHDIIQPLTVSKLANNKYQLIAGERRFRAAKIAGLKDVPVYIRQANDQQLLELALLENLQRENLNAVEIALSYKRMMDELSYTQEQVAERMGKERSTVTNYIRLLKLPPDIQLAVRSGQLSMGHARALINIDTIDKQLFVYKEIQQKGLSVRQTEELVRKMYQAEKVDTVKTSAKTDLPPAYKKIEDNLASHFATKVKMVHNKKGYGSITIEYFSLEELNKILEAMNVTVS
- a CDS encoding DUF5683 domain-containing protein, whose translation is MSVFRLFILSLLTCFTVSTLSAQSDKEQLANTQLIGRDTSVVIKDSTQKKNVAKKHIPRIATNRSWLIPGWGQAYNKQYWKIPVVYGILAIPSVAFVYNNNMYKKTKFAYEALFKAQLPQPDSTDYRLIDPQLRGLSISSVQSYRNAFRRDRDYSILWFVLAWGLQVADATVFAHLKEFDVSDDLTMQISPTFNPQTRTPGFGLVMSLKNPDKKPRQVR
- the dapB gene encoding 4-hydroxy-tetrahydrodipicolinate reductase — translated: MNIILVGYGKMGKAIEEIAVKKGHTISLKVDINNADELNATNAAKADVAIEFTGPHSAFDNVMKCLELGLPVVCGSTGWLDRYEEAKQYCEAKNGTLVYASNYSIGVNLFFEVNKQLAKLMSQHPDYNVFMEEIHHTQKKDAPSGTAITLAEQIMASMPQKQKWVNELSTDPSVLSIVSERIDPAPGTHKVKYTSAIDDIEIIHTAHNRAGFAGGAVLAAEYASKHKGIWSMKDVLGL
- a CDS encoding Rrf2 family transcriptional regulator; translation: MLSKKTQYAFKALTFMAERKKEGPILIAEIASKKKIPLKFLENILLELKKAGLLDSKKGKGGGYFFNVEPNKIPLATVMRLIEGPIALLPCVSLNFYEKCHDCNERKCGLNRVMIEVRDNTLKVLENKTVADLAVL
- a CDS encoding NAD-dependent epimerase/dehydratase family protein, with amino-acid sequence MSPQKEKILVIGASGQIGVELTLALRKLYGNNNVIASDLREQNPLLEGTGPYVSMDVMNKEMLHVQVIRQNITQIYLLAAILSATGEKNPNLAWHLNMQGLLNVLDIAREEKLTKVYWPSSIAVFGPTSPKQNCPQQTIIEPTTVYGISKYAGEFWCNYYFQRYGVDVRSIRYPGLISYKSAPGGGTTDYAVEIYHEALEHKKYQCFLKEDTYLPMMYMPDAIRATLELMEAPAEKISVRTSYNLSGMSFSPKEIGAEIIKHIPEFKMSYAPDYRQQIADSWPQSIDDSVATHDWGWKPEFDLAKMTDDMLKNLKK
- the kdsA gene encoding 3-deoxy-8-phosphooctulonate synthase, with amino-acid sequence MIPAYLSELFKPQQYDANNFFLIAGPCVVESEELVMEIGEKVSGICRNLGIPYVFKASYRKANRTSASSFTGIGDDNGLSLIKKVGDTYQLPTTSDIHAHDEAAMAAPYIDILQIPAFLCRQTDLLLAAADTGKIVNVKKGQFLSGPSMKFAVDKIKLAGNDKVMLTERGTTFGYQDLVVDYRNIPWMQEHGCPVIMDCTHSLQQPNQTTGVTGGNPQLIGTIAKAAIAAGADGLFIETHPNPAIAKSDGANMLQLDRLEPLLQELVRLRKAIV
- a CDS encoding PspC domain-containing protein — protein: MQKIREFLEVRAFGVCTAIGEKLGIASSRIRMWFIYISFLTMGSPVIIYMILAFWINIKNYILAGRRNPLRNW
- a CDS encoding aconitate hydratase, whose translation is MAFDIEMIKKVYAEMPAKVDAARKALGRPLTLSEKILFAHLHQDQQLSNFERGKSYVDFAPDRVAMQDATAQMALLQFMQAGRPKVAVPSTVHCDHLITAKLEAKKDLEVANAESKEVYDFLASVSNKYGIGFWKPGAGIIHQVVLENYAFPGGMMIGTDSHTVNAGGLGMIAIGVGGADACDVMAGLPWELKWPKLIGVKLTGKLSGWTAPKDVILKVAGILTVKGGTGAIVEYFGEGATAMSCTGKGTICNMGAEIGATTSTFGYDDSMSRYLKATGREEVAVMADGIKAYLNADAEVYASPEKYFDQVIEINLSELEPHLNGPFTPDLATPISKMKEMAAANGWPTKVEVGLIGSCTNSSYEDISRAVSLARQVKEKGLKTKAQYTITPGSEQVRYTIERDGFLDIFSEIGATVFANACGPCIGMWDRVGAEKAERNTIVHSFNRNFAKRADGNPNTLAFVASPELVTALAIAGDLTFNPITDTLTNEKGEQVKLDEPSGQELPQRGFAVEDAGYQAPAADGTAVQVAVDPASKRLQLLDPFAAWEGTDLKGLKLLIKAKGKCTTDHISMAGPWLKFRGHLDNISNNMLIGAVNFFNEKTDLVKNQLTGEYGPVPATQRAYKAKGIGSIVVGDENYGEGSSREHAAMEPRHLGVRAILVKSFARIHETNLKKQGMLALTFNDKNDYDKIQEDDTIDIEGLTTFAPGQPLTIVLHHSDGSVDKISVNHTYNQQQIEWFKAGGALNIIRKQVAG